The following are encoded in a window of Telmatobacter sp. DSM 110680 genomic DNA:
- a CDS encoding NAD-dependent epimerase/dehydratase family protein: protein MSFESASSALANTFASRPVLVTGGAGFIGSHLVRRMVTLGSNVISLGGNREDAELVVGAHYIFGDISRDTLETVDFVPQTVFHLAGGASVAASVEDPPVDFLKTVFSTVLLLDYLRRRWPAVQLVYVSSAAIYGEAIHKEASHDLACLPLSPYGVHKRQVEFLLLDHARMYRTQSVILRPFSVYGPGLRKQLLWDAMQKTDRGDSRFFGSGRELRDWVFVSDLVECLLQASEYASADVPVFNAGTCRGTSVREVLSELFSVAGIDIEPKFLGQHKEGDPERLVADNSIEAVLGPVFRTPLRTGLGAYVEWYRQRGVND, encoded by the coding sequence TTGAGTTTCGAAAGCGCTAGTAGCGCCTTAGCCAACACATTCGCGTCAAGGCCCGTTCTCGTAACCGGCGGCGCTGGGTTTATCGGGAGCCACCTGGTTCGTCGGATGGTGACGCTCGGCAGCAACGTGATTTCTCTTGGCGGAAACCGGGAGGATGCGGAGCTCGTGGTCGGAGCACACTATATCTTTGGCGATATCTCCCGGGACACATTGGAGACGGTTGACTTTGTGCCGCAGACGGTCTTTCATCTTGCAGGCGGCGCGTCCGTTGCGGCCTCGGTGGAAGATCCTCCAGTTGACTTTTTGAAAACCGTTTTCTCCACCGTTCTGTTGCTGGATTATCTTCGACGGCGTTGGCCCGCTGTGCAACTTGTTTATGTGTCGAGCGCCGCCATCTACGGCGAAGCCATACACAAAGAGGCTAGCCACGATCTGGCTTGTCTGCCACTCTCTCCTTATGGCGTGCACAAGCGGCAAGTGGAGTTCCTGCTGCTGGATCATGCAAGAATGTATCGAACCCAGTCAGTCATTTTGAGGCCATTTTCTGTATACGGACCTGGCCTCCGCAAACAACTGCTATGGGATGCAATGCAAAAGACAGACCGCGGCGATTCCCGATTTTTTGGGTCAGGCCGCGAGCTACGTGATTGGGTCTTTGTTTCAGACTTGGTGGAGTGCCTTTTGCAAGCCAGCGAATATGCGAGTGCAGATGTTCCGGTTTTTAATGCAGGCACCTGCCGAGGAACATCCGTTCGTGAGGTACTCTCTGAACTCTTCAGTGTCGCAGGAATAGATATTGAGCCTAAGTTCCTCGGCCAGCACAAGGAGGGCGATCCTGAACGTCTGGTTGCCGACAATTCAATCGAAGCAGTGCTTGGTCCTGTGTTCCGCACCCCACTTCGAACCGGTTTAGGCGCATACGTGGAATGGTATCGCCAGCGAGGTGTGAATGATTAA
- a CDS encoding acyltransferase has product MHNEFIFESTRGEITVGDGVFINSGTKVISRSSIVIGDAVTIGWGCVIYDHNSHSISYLDRIADQDQQLIDFPRGNMVANKDWRSVAAEPIKICNYAWLGFDVVVLKGVTIGEGAIIGARAVVTKNVPPWTIAVGNPARVVKEIPIEFRKR; this is encoded by the coding sequence TTGCACAACGAATTTATCTTTGAGAGCACCCGTGGCGAAATCACCGTTGGCGACGGAGTGTTTATCAATAGTGGAACGAAGGTGATTTCGCGTTCATCGATTGTGATAGGGGATGCGGTGACGATTGGATGGGGCTGCGTTATCTACGATCACAATTCTCATTCGATTTCGTATTTGGATCGCATAGCGGACCAGGATCAACAGTTAATCGACTTCCCTCGTGGGAACATGGTAGCAAACAAAGACTGGAGGAGCGTTGCAGCCGAGCCGATCAAGATTTGCAACTATGCATGGTTGGGATTCGACGTCGTGGTCTTGAAGGGTGTGACAATCGGAGAGGGCGCCATTATAGGAGCGCGAGCTGTTGTGACAAAGAACGTTCCGCCTTGGACTATCGCTGTAGGCAACCCCGCGCGTGTCGTAAAGGAGATACCAATTGAGTTTCGAAAGCGCTAG
- a CDS encoding oligosaccharide flippase family protein, with translation MSVFRLRSHDTSTEGGRSKERLRRAGLTTVSAGAARVIGLLVSLVTLPLTFKYLGPERYGLWMVLISIISAMGFADLGIGNGLVNAISEAYGKDDRNLAREYVTSAFVMMLGIALFLSAAGAAAFPFMPWMRLFNVESAALAVEGSHAILVLYAWFVISIPIGIITRAQSGLQQGYIPQVVGALGSVLTLIALLLAIRLHGSLAWLVFASTMGSVTATAFNGWLLFYEHPWLLPARHAYRRSAASKILKLGLMFFVLQCAVTIGYTSDNIVITQILGAAAVAAYAVPQKLFSFVGLVVGVAITPLWPAYGEALARGDVSWVRRVFFSSLWLTFVISGSFCTLLVLTGPWILRVFFGRSLHAPLSLLIVLGLWGVVAAVSASTSILLNGAGVLRVQAIAAVIASLTNLALSIILTRRFGVIGVCLGSIITQLAITFPIYAFIIRDLFGEIAKAKFENIEERRAASTETI, from the coding sequence GTGTCGGTGTTCCGGCTACGTTCTCATGATACTTCCACCGAAGGTGGACGTTCAAAGGAGCGGCTCCGCCGCGCTGGACTGACTACAGTCTCGGCCGGTGCAGCAAGGGTGATCGGGCTGCTGGTTTCCCTGGTAACACTGCCACTTACATTTAAGTATCTTGGCCCGGAACGCTACGGTCTTTGGATGGTGCTAATTTCCATCATTTCCGCCATGGGATTTGCCGACCTTGGCATCGGCAACGGCTTGGTGAATGCCATCTCCGAAGCGTACGGCAAGGACGATCGCAATCTGGCCAGAGAATACGTCACCAGCGCATTTGTCATGATGCTGGGCATCGCGCTTTTTCTCAGTGCCGCTGGGGCTGCAGCTTTCCCATTTATGCCGTGGATGCGCCTGTTCAACGTAGAATCCGCGGCCCTCGCTGTTGAAGGATCCCACGCGATCCTCGTGCTGTATGCGTGGTTCGTCATCAGCATTCCAATTGGCATCATCACGCGCGCACAGTCAGGATTGCAGCAAGGTTATATCCCGCAAGTCGTCGGCGCCCTCGGCAGCGTCCTCACCTTGATCGCACTGCTGTTGGCCATCCGGTTGCACGGCAGCCTAGCATGGCTGGTCTTTGCCTCAACCATGGGATCGGTGACCGCAACCGCATTCAATGGTTGGCTTCTGTTTTATGAGCACCCATGGCTGTTGCCCGCGCGCCATGCGTATCGTCGCAGTGCGGCAAGCAAAATCCTCAAACTCGGTCTGATGTTCTTCGTGCTGCAATGCGCGGTCACAATCGGGTACACATCCGATAACATTGTCATCACGCAGATTCTGGGCGCAGCTGCCGTAGCTGCATATGCAGTACCTCAGAAGCTTTTCAGTTTTGTGGGCTTAGTGGTAGGCGTGGCGATCACACCGCTCTGGCCCGCATATGGAGAGGCTTTAGCGCGCGGAGACGTATCGTGGGTGCGGAGGGTATTCTTCTCATCTCTGTGGCTCACCTTTGTGATTTCTGGTTCATTTTGCACCCTTCTGGTACTGACCGGCCCTTGGATACTTAGAGTCTTTTTCGGCAGGTCGTTGCATGCCCCGCTGTCACTACTGATCGTGCTCGGCCTTTGGGGCGTAGTTGCCGCCGTCTCGGCTTCAACCTCGATACTCCTGAATGGCGCAGGCGTCTTAAGAGTCCAGGCCATTGCAGCAGTGATCGCTAGCTTAACCAATCTAGCTCTTTCGATCATTCTCACTCGGCGGTTCGGAGTGATTGGAGTCTGCCTTGGTTCGATCATCACGCAGTTAGCGATCACGTTTCCTATATATGCATTTATTATTCGAGATTTGTTTGGAGAAATAGCTAAAGCTAAATTCGAGAATATTGAGGAACGACGAGCTGCATCCACGGAAACAATTTGA
- a CDS encoding glycosyltransferase family 2 protein: MANTDLESQELKSLSGNGGKKQQPLISVIMPVRNRVEHLETALLSVLSQKQGIAELIVIDGASTDGTVDIIRKYSDRLAYWLSEADHGIYDAMNKGLKQARGKYLYFLGSDDILTVRLDELESVLCDPSTVYYGDYRTEAGPVRNGHYNSWRLAHWTINHQSVFYPVKAFENGGYSLKYKILADYEFNLRCFGNQRLRFRYIPYEIAFFSGQGLSSQVADPAFLADRLSLIRQYLPFHAFLYISVRSFIGRLRRSMIKPA; encoded by the coding sequence ATGGCCAACACAGACCTCGAGAGTCAAGAACTAAAAAGTTTGTCCGGCAATGGCGGCAAGAAGCAGCAACCGCTAATTAGCGTAATTATGCCCGTCCGCAATCGTGTAGAGCATCTCGAGACCGCGCTGCTGAGTGTGCTCTCTCAGAAGCAAGGTATTGCGGAGTTGATCGTAATCGATGGCGCTTCGACCGATGGGACGGTGGATATCATCCGGAAATACAGTGATCGCCTGGCGTATTGGTTAAGTGAAGCCGATCACGGCATCTACGATGCAATGAACAAAGGGCTCAAACAGGCTCGCGGAAAATATTTATACTTTCTGGGTAGCGACGACATTCTAACAGTGAGACTCGATGAACTCGAGAGCGTGCTCTGCGATCCGAGTACTGTCTACTACGGTGACTATCGCACAGAAGCTGGGCCGGTAAGGAATGGTCACTACAATTCCTGGCGGCTGGCCCATTGGACCATAAACCACCAGTCGGTGTTTTACCCAGTCAAAGCATTTGAGAATGGGGGCTATTCCCTTAAGTACAAGATTTTAGCCGACTACGAATTCAATCTTCGTTGTTTTGGGAATCAGAGATTACGCTTCCGGTACATCCCGTATGAGATTGCGTTCTTTTCCGGGCAGGGTTTGAGCTCACAAGTTGCGGATCCTGCGTTTCTAGCGGACCGTCTCTCGCTCATTCGTCAATATCTGCCGTTCCACGCCTTCCTCTATATAAGCGTGAGATCGTTTATTGGACGACTCAGGCGGTCGATGATTAAACCCGCCTGA
- a CDS encoding glycosyltransferase family 4 protein, with protein sequence MTRNSSGHAPARQGMDFRVCLSSIGRFHFFSLAVELARVGVLEKIYTGYPSILARRAGIPAHCICSFPWLVAPAMAAPGWVWPTDGVMDAYHNLSHDLHDRWVASKLSECEIFHGLSRYNLRAGIQAKKLGAIYICEVGSSHIQEQIEIGEREHARFGLRGRGFHPRGVERELKEYETADRIIVLSNFALNSFIKRGVPRSKLSVLPPGVNLLRFQSRQFAPKGVFRVLFVGQVTIRKGVHVLAEAFKKANLDKSELIVAGGISPGVKAIIDSFGLENVRFLGPVPNSKLPELYQSASVFVLPSFEDGFGMVALEAMASGCPVIVSSNAGAADMVSEGVNGFVFPSGDVEALTDCIQRLYRDPSLAEKMGIEAAEQARRANTWEQYGDRMATIYRSFLDVRGNPG encoded by the coding sequence ATGACGCGTAACAGCAGTGGACACGCGCCCGCGCGTCAAGGGATGGACTTCCGCGTTTGCCTCTCCTCGATCGGCAGATTCCATTTCTTTTCGCTGGCAGTGGAATTGGCGCGCGTTGGCGTTCTCGAGAAGATTTACACCGGGTATCCATCGATTCTCGCTCGAAGAGCCGGTATTCCCGCGCACTGCATTTGTTCCTTTCCGTGGCTGGTCGCGCCAGCGATGGCGGCGCCCGGGTGGGTGTGGCCCACTGATGGAGTGATGGATGCTTACCATAATCTGTCCCACGATCTCCACGATCGGTGGGTGGCGTCGAAGTTGAGCGAATGCGAGATTTTTCATGGCTTGTCTCGATACAACCTTCGAGCAGGCATCCAAGCGAAGAAGTTGGGCGCGATTTACATTTGTGAGGTAGGCTCCTCGCATATACAGGAGCAGATTGAAATCGGGGAGAGGGAACACGCAAGGTTCGGTCTGCGCGGACGAGGATTTCATCCCCGTGGTGTTGAAAGAGAATTGAAGGAATACGAAACTGCCGATCGGATAATTGTTCTTTCAAATTTTGCACTGAACTCCTTCATCAAACGCGGAGTTCCGCGGAGCAAGCTCTCAGTTCTGCCGCCCGGGGTAAATCTTCTTCGGTTTCAATCGAGACAATTCGCCCCAAAGGGCGTGTTTCGCGTTCTCTTCGTAGGACAGGTGACGATACGTAAAGGGGTGCACGTATTGGCCGAGGCCTTCAAAAAGGCGAATCTAGACAAAAGCGAACTGATAGTGGCCGGAGGGATCTCACCCGGCGTAAAAGCGATTATTGACTCATTCGGCCTAGAGAACGTCAGGTTCTTAGGGCCAGTTCCGAATTCCAAATTGCCGGAGCTCTATCAGAGCGCCTCGGTCTTCGTTTTACCCTCGTTCGAGGACGGTTTTGGGATGGTCGCTCTTGAAGCGATGGCGAGCGGCTGTCCAGTGATCGTGTCATCCAATGCGGGCGCGGCGGATATGGTTTCAGAAGGAGTCAACGGATTTGTGTTTCCATCCGGCGATGTTGAAGCGCTGACGGATTGTATTCAGCGTCTATATCGCGATCCATCTCTCGCCGAGAAAATGGGAATCGAAGCAGCCGAACAAGCACGACGAGCAAATACTTGGGAGCAATACGGAGACCGTATGGCAACGATCTATCGAAGCTTCCTTGATGTTCGAGGGAATCCGGGATGA